Proteins encoded within one genomic window of Thermococcus celer Vu 13 = JCM 8558:
- a CDS encoding ThiF family adenylyltransferase, translating into MKVEMDFSRHFPIIGIEGQRKLGESTVAVVGAGALGSWEVYFLHKLGVGKIIVIDRDFVDESDLPRTVYTKEDVGKPKVEALRERFGVVGHFEDLNPGTVGLLDGADLIIDGTDNIYTRMVINDYAIRENKPWIYVGVLSTYGNVMPVIPGKTTCFRCLMPKLPERPMPTCAMAGIMSYVPSFAASLAVALAAKILLGEEVGSELFFFDLRSMDFEKIRIPRREDCPACVRKELTFLEKRIKVERMCDGSIQVTPPERMSIDLDEFAERLEKLGIEYLKTSQFIQFEDDYAEILVFKTGRMVIRGVEDGKEAKNFFARYLGG; encoded by the coding sequence ATGAAGGTAGAGATGGACTTTTCGAGACACTTCCCAATCATTGGTATTGAAGGCCAGAGGAAGCTGGGTGAGAGCACCGTCGCCGTAGTCGGGGCCGGCGCGCTGGGGAGCTGGGAGGTTTACTTCCTCCACAAGCTCGGTGTCGGGAAGATCATCGTCATCGACAGGGATTTTGTTGACGAGAGCGACCTCCCGAGGACGGTATACACCAAAGAGGACGTCGGGAAGCCGAAGGTGGAGGCTCTGAGGGAGCGCTTTGGGGTCGTCGGACACTTCGAGGACCTCAACCCCGGGACGGTGGGCCTGCTCGACGGGGCAGACCTCATAATAGACGGAACCGACAACATCTACACCCGCATGGTGATAAACGACTACGCCATAAGGGAGAACAAGCCGTGGATTTACGTCGGCGTCCTCTCGACCTACGGCAACGTAATGCCGGTAATTCCGGGAAAAACCACCTGCTTCCGCTGTTTGATGCCCAAACTCCCGGAGAGACCCATGCCGACCTGTGCGATGGCCGGCATAATGAGCTACGTCCCGAGCTTCGCCGCTTCCCTGGCCGTCGCGCTGGCCGCGAAGATCCTGCTCGGCGAGGAGGTGGGGAGCGAGCTGTTCTTCTTTGACCTCAGGAGCATGGACTTCGAGAAGATAAGGATACCGAGGAGGGAGGACTGCCCTGCCTGCGTGAGGAAAGAACTCACGTTCCTCGAAAAGCGGATAAAGGTCGAGCGCATGTGTGACGGCTCTATCCAGGTGACGCCGCCCGAGAGAATGAGCATAGACCTCGACGAGTTCGCGGAGAGGCTCGAAAAGCTCGGCATCGAGTACCTGAAGACGAGCCAGTTCATCCAGTTCGAGGACGACTACGCTGAGATACTGGTGTTCAAGACGGGGAGGATGGTAATCCGCGGTGTCGAGGACGGGAAGGAGGCAAAGAACTTCTTCGCCCGCTATCTGGGTGGTTGA
- a CDS encoding class I SAM-dependent methyltransferase, with amino-acid sequence MHRFNPKHAHVLNSGWRQKVFPAEEVVEFALSEMRRKEVAVDVGAGTGYLTVPLARAFGKVYAIEINPEMAGKLEERLRREGLTNVEVMVTGEPPELEDFDLAVFSSVLHEMEDPREYLRWAGNALVLVAEWKKEPIPFGPPVEERLSPEEVMELAENFEVIKYRELEYHYLMLLKPKV; translated from the coding sequence ATGCATCGCTTCAACCCGAAACATGCGCACGTCCTGAACTCCGGGTGGAGGCAGAAAGTTTTTCCAGCGGAGGAGGTCGTGGAGTTCGCCCTCAGCGAGATGCGGAGAAAAGAAGTCGCCGTGGACGTCGGCGCCGGCACCGGCTACCTCACCGTGCCCCTTGCGAGGGCCTTTGGGAAGGTCTACGCCATCGAGATAAACCCGGAGATGGCGGGGAAACTTGAGGAGAGGCTCAGACGGGAGGGTTTAACCAACGTGGAGGTGATGGTGACGGGGGAACCGCCCGAGCTGGAGGACTTTGACCTGGCGGTTTTCTCAAGCGTTCTCCACGAGATGGAGGACCCCCGGGAGTACCTCCGCTGGGCCGGAAACGCCCTCGTCCTCGTCGCGGAGTGGAAAAAGGAACCCATCCCCTTTGGACCGCCCGTGGAGGAGAGGCTCTCGCCGGAGGAGGTCATGGAGCTTGCCGAAAACTTCGAAGTGATAAAATACCGGGAGCTCGAGTACCACTACCTGATGCTGCTGAAACCGAAGGTGTGA
- a CDS encoding nitroreductase family protein encodes MEFFEVLRKRRSVRRFQDKPVPRELVERLLEAAFLSPSSFNKRPWHFIVIDDREKLKALSKAKLGAAGLATAPLAIVVTADESRSDVWVEDASIAAEHIQLAAFDLGLGSFWVQIRNRMHDEGKTAEDYVRELLDIPPNYRVLCIVGIGYPAEKKPPHGDEVFEPEKVSRNSFGKPWK; translated from the coding sequence ATGGAGTTTTTTGAGGTTCTCAGAAAGAGGAGGAGCGTAAGGAGGTTTCAGGACAAACCCGTACCGCGTGAACTCGTGGAGAGACTCCTCGAGGCGGCGTTCTTGTCCCCGAGTTCCTTCAACAAAAGGCCGTGGCACTTCATCGTGATCGATGATAGGGAAAAGCTCAAGGCCCTGTCAAAGGCCAAGCTTGGGGCCGCAGGTCTGGCCACCGCACCGCTGGCGATAGTGGTGACGGCCGACGAGAGCCGGAGTGACGTCTGGGTGGAAGATGCAAGCATAGCGGCGGAGCACATTCAGCTGGCCGCCTTCGACCTCGGACTGGGCTCCTTCTGGGTGCAGATAAGGAACAGGATGCACGATGAGGGAAAGACCGCCGAGGACTACGTGAGGGAACTGCTCGATATACCGCCGAACTACCGCGTCCTCTGCATTGTAGGAATCGGCTACCCGGCGGAGAAAAAGCCACCCCACGGGGACGAGGTCTTCGAGCCGGAGAAGGTGAGCCGGAACAGCTTCGGCAAACCCTGGAAGTGA